A genomic region of Dickeya solani IPO 2222 contains the following coding sequences:
- a CDS encoding MFS transporter, translating into MFGWTSLQRNAAIASFLSWALDAFDFFILVFLLSELAHAFSVSMEQVTLAILLTLAVRPIGALLLGRLAEKFGRKPILMLNIVMFSVFELLSAAAPSITVFLLLRVLYGVAMGGIWGVASSLAMETIPDRSRGLMSGIFQAGYPFGYLLAAVVYGLLFDQIGWRGMFIIGAVPILLLPFIYFCVEESPVWRAARVRKESTALLPVLKTHWKLCLYLVVLMASFNFFSHGTQDLYPAFLKIQHGFDAKTVSMIAIGYNIASIIGGIFFGTLSERIGRKKAIMAAALLALPVIPLWAFSHGPWALGLGAFLMQFMVQGAWGVIPTFLNELVPSNTRAVLPGFVYQLGNLIASVNATLQASIAEAHNHNYALAMAVVAGVVAIMIAVLAAFSERRWVTKSTMSHVVG; encoded by the coding sequence ATGTTTGGTTGGACCTCCCTGCAACGTAATGCAGCGATTGCCAGCTTTTTAAGCTGGGCGCTGGATGCATTTGATTTCTTCATTCTGGTTTTTCTGCTTAGCGAACTCGCACATGCCTTTTCTGTCAGCATGGAACAGGTGACGCTGGCTATCCTGCTGACGCTGGCCGTTCGTCCCATCGGCGCACTGCTGTTGGGGAGGCTGGCGGAGAAGTTTGGTCGCAAGCCGATTTTGATGCTGAACATCGTGATGTTCTCGGTGTTTGAGCTGTTATCCGCAGCGGCGCCCAGTATTACGGTATTCCTGCTGTTGAGAGTGTTGTATGGCGTGGCGATGGGGGGAATCTGGGGCGTGGCGTCCTCACTGGCGATGGAGACTATTCCGGACCGCTCCCGTGGATTGATGTCAGGCATTTTTCAGGCCGGGTACCCGTTTGGTTACTTGCTGGCGGCGGTGGTTTACGGATTGTTGTTTGATCAGATCGGCTGGCGCGGCATGTTTATCATTGGCGCAGTGCCTATTTTGCTGCTGCCGTTTATTTATTTCTGTGTGGAGGAATCGCCGGTATGGCGGGCTGCCCGGGTACGCAAGGAAAGTACTGCGTTATTGCCGGTGTTAAAGACGCACTGGAAACTCTGTCTTTATCTGGTGGTGCTGATGGCGTCGTTCAATTTCTTCAGTCACGGCACGCAGGACCTGTATCCGGCATTTCTAAAAATCCAGCATGGTTTTGATGCGAAAACCGTCAGTATGATCGCCATTGGCTACAATATTGCCTCGATCATCGGTGGTATCTTCTTCGGTACGCTGTCGGAACGCATTGGCAGGAAAAAAGCCATTATGGCGGCTGCGTTACTGGCGCTGCCGGTGATCCCGCTGTGGGCGTTCTCACACGGCCCTTGGGCGCTGGGGTTGGGCGCGTTTCTGATGCAGTTCATGGTGCAAGGCGCCTGGGGCGTGATTCCAACCTTCCTGAATGAGCTGGTGCCAAGCAACACGCGAGCGGTGCTCCCCGGTTTTGTCTATCAACTCGGCAACCTGATTGCCTCGGTTAATGCCACGCTACAGGCGAGTATTGCCGAAGCCCACAACCATAACTATGCGCTGGCCATGGCGGTGGTGGCCGGCGTGGTGGCGATCATGATTGCCGTGCTGGCGGCGTTTTCCGAACGAAGGTGGGTGACAAAAAGCACAATGTCGCACGTGGTGGGTTAA
- a CDS encoding YifB family Mg chelatase-like AAA ATPase — protein MTLAVTYTRATIGMQAPEVLIEVHISNGLPALTLVGLPETTVKEARDRVRSALINCGFTFPAKRITVNLAPADLPKEGGRYDLPIALAILAASEQIAGEKLAQYEFLGELGLSGSLRGVHGAIPAAMEAQKAGRGLILPEDNKMEITLVPHGDALLANHLLQVCAFLQGETPLLRGNDITPETPANTPIADLKDIIGQEQAKRALEIAAAGGHNLLLLGPPGTGKTMLASRLPGLLPPLDDEEALESAAINSLIDIQPSLSQWRNRPFRSPHHTASITALVGGGGLPKPGEISLAHNGVLFLDELPEFERRVLDSLREPLESGEIVISRTRAKVCYPARFQLVAAMNPSPSGHYQGIHNRMPAQQILRYLNRLSGPFLDRFDLSIEVPLLPPGILRQQTRIGEDSATVRERVFEARKRQLARIGRINAHMKSDDIACHCRLKSEDAAYLEEVMSKLGLSVRAWHRILKVSRTIADLGGEDQIHRTHLSEALSYRCMDRLLIQLHKSLA, from the coding sequence ATGACACTGGCTGTGACCTACACACGAGCCACCATCGGTATGCAGGCGCCCGAGGTTTTGATCGAAGTGCATATCAGTAATGGCTTGCCTGCACTGACACTGGTCGGTTTACCGGAAACCACGGTCAAAGAAGCGCGAGATCGGGTGCGCAGCGCCCTGATCAATTGTGGCTTCACCTTTCCCGCCAAGCGGATTACCGTCAACCTGGCGCCTGCGGACCTGCCGAAAGAAGGCGGACGATATGACCTCCCCATCGCCCTGGCCATTCTGGCAGCCTCAGAACAGATTGCCGGTGAGAAACTTGCACAGTATGAGTTCCTCGGTGAACTCGGGCTGTCAGGCAGCCTGAGAGGCGTTCATGGCGCTATTCCGGCGGCGATGGAAGCGCAAAAAGCTGGCCGGGGGTTGATTCTGCCGGAAGACAACAAAATGGAAATCACGCTGGTTCCGCATGGCGATGCGCTACTGGCTAATCACCTGCTGCAGGTCTGTGCCTTTTTGCAAGGCGAAACGCCGTTGCTGCGCGGCAACGATATTACGCCTGAAACACCAGCCAATACGCCGATAGCGGACCTGAAGGACATCATCGGTCAGGAACAAGCCAAACGCGCACTGGAAATTGCGGCAGCAGGCGGACATAACCTGCTATTACTCGGTCCACCGGGCACCGGCAAAACCATGCTGGCCAGTCGTCTGCCCGGTTTGTTGCCGCCGCTTGATGACGAGGAAGCGCTGGAAAGCGCCGCCATCAACAGCCTGATTGATATTCAGCCCAGCCTGTCGCAATGGCGTAACCGGCCATTTCGTTCGCCTCACCACACCGCATCCATTACTGCGCTGGTCGGCGGCGGCGGATTGCCCAAACCTGGCGAGATCTCGCTGGCACATAATGGTGTGCTGTTTCTGGATGAATTGCCGGAATTTGAACGACGGGTACTGGACTCGCTGCGGGAACCGCTGGAATCAGGTGAAATTGTGATTTCTCGTACCCGCGCCAAGGTCTGTTATCCCGCCCGTTTTCAGTTAGTGGCCGCCATGAATCCCAGTCCATCAGGACACTATCAGGGTATCCATAACCGTATGCCGGCACAGCAAATCCTGCGCTACCTCAACCGGCTCTCCGGTCCCTTTCTGGATCGTTTTGATTTATCCATTGAGGTGCCATTGCTGCCTCCCGGCATTCTTCGCCAGCAAACACGTATTGGCGAGGACAGCGCAACCGTACGGGAGCGGGTATTTGAAGCCAGAAAACGGCAGTTAGCCCGCATCGGCAGAATCAACGCGCACATGAAATCGGATGACATCGCCTGTCACTGTCGGTTGAAGAGCGAGGATGCAGCGTACCTGGAGGAGGTGATGAGCAAATTAGGGCTGTCGGTCAGAGCCTGGCACCGGATACTGAAAGTCTCGCGCACGATTGCCGACCTGGGAGGAGAAGATCAGATTCATCGTACTCATTTGTCGGAAGCGCTCAGCTATCGTTGTATGGATCGCCTGCTAATTCAGCTACACAAGAGCCTGGCATGA
- a CDS encoding DUF413 domain-containing protein, with amino-acid sequence MAESFSTTSRFFDNKFYPRGFSRHGDFTIKEAQLLERHGQAFNELDSGKRHPVTVEETQFVAVCRGERAAQTELEKIWAKYVSRIRRPKRFHTLSGGKPQMDTVEEYTESDD; translated from the coding sequence ATGGCGGAAAGCTTCTCAACAACCAGTCGTTTTTTTGATAACAAATTCTATCCACGTGGTTTTTCCCGGCATGGTGACTTTACGATTAAAGAAGCTCAACTGCTGGAGCGTCATGGACAGGCATTTAACGAACTTGATTCGGGCAAACGTCATCCGGTGACAGTGGAAGAGACCCAGTTTGTTGCTGTATGCCGCGGTGAGCGCGCAGCACAGACCGAATTGGAAAAAATCTGGGCGAAGTACGTCAGCCGTATTCGTCGTCCTAAACGTTTCCATACGCTGTCTGGCGGCAAGCCGCAAATGGACACCGTGGAAGAATACACTGAAAGCGATGATTAA
- the hdfR gene encoding HTH-type transcriptional regulator HdfR, producing MDTDLLKTFLEVSRTRHFGRAAESLYLTQSAVSFRIRQLENQLGANLFTRHRNNIRLTPAGERLLPYAENLIGTWQIAKKEVARSQQHSQLSIGATASLWEAFLTPWLNELYQQRPLLQLEARIALRQTLIKQLHERQLDLLITTESPKMDELSCQLLGNFSLSLFTTDNAAAEERSYIRLEWGADFHQYENHWLPSDQVPSLTTSSAHLTRQLMSTIGGCAFLPSDWSQHYPELHPIPEANIVIRPCYAVWLGNSDQQELIKQLLKTPLNIAS from the coding sequence ATGGATACCGACTTACTGAAAACCTTTCTGGAAGTCAGCCGGACAAGACACTTCGGCCGGGCGGCCGAATCATTGTATCTGACACAGTCAGCGGTGAGCTTTCGTATCAGGCAGCTTGAAAATCAACTGGGTGCCAATTTGTTCACCCGGCACCGTAACAATATCCGCCTGACACCCGCCGGCGAGCGTCTGCTGCCTTATGCGGAAAACCTGATCGGCACCTGGCAAATAGCCAAGAAAGAGGTTGCTCGCTCCCAACAGCACAGCCAGCTTTCCATAGGCGCCACGGCCTCGCTCTGGGAAGCGTTCCTGACGCCCTGGCTGAATGAACTTTATCAGCAACGCCCACTGCTTCAGTTGGAAGCCAGAATCGCACTGCGACAAACGCTGATTAAGCAGCTCCACGAACGTCAGTTGGATTTACTGATTACTACCGAATCGCCGAAGATGGACGAGCTCTCCTGCCAGTTATTGGGTAACTTTTCTTTGTCTCTGTTTACTACCGATAATGCAGCAGCAGAGGAACGATCCTATATCAGGCTGGAATGGGGGGCGGATTTCCATCAGTATGAGAATCACTGGCTACCCAGTGATCAGGTACCGTCACTCACCACGTCTTCCGCACACCTGACGCGGCAATTGATGTCAACCATCGGTGGCTGTGCATTTCTACCCAGCGACTGGTCTCAGCACTATCCTGAACTGCACCCGATTCCTGAGGCCAATATCGTGATTCGTCCCTGCTATGCTGTCTGGCTTGGAAACAGCGATCAACAGGAACTGATTAAACAGTTACTGAAAACCCCATTAAACATAGCTTCTTAA